The Takifugu rubripes chromosome 7, fTakRub1.2, whole genome shotgun sequence genome has a segment encoding these proteins:
- the lin28aa gene encoding protein lin-28 homolog A, whose product MGSVSNQEFPGVCKTEEDDGPSTEKELQCSYGEGVCKWFNVRMGFGFLSMTNREGLPLDEPVDVFVHQSKLHMEGFRSLKEGEAVEFTFKKSSKGLESQRVTGPGGIHCMGSERRPKGKKVQKRRSKGDRCYNCGGLDHHAKECKLPPQPKKCHFCQSIEHMVASCPVKPQQSSPGSQGKPSPLKGEEEQHPHLVVPRKCAN is encoded by the exons ATGGGCTCCGTTTCTAACCAGGAATTTCCAG GAGTATGTAAGACAGAGGAAGATGATGGTCCAAGCACCGAGAAAGAGTTGCAGTGTTCTTATGGCGAAGGCGTGTGCAAATGGTTTAACGTGCGTATGGGCTTCGGCTTCCTGTCAATGACGAATCGTGAGGGACTCCCGCTGGACGAACCGGTTGATGTCTTTGTCCATCAG AGCAAGTTGCACATGGAAGGTTTTCGAAGCCTGAAAGAAGGTGAAGCAGTCGAGTTTACATTCAAGAAGTCATCAAAGGGTTTGGAGTCGCAGCGAGTTACTGGTCCAGGAGGCATTCACTGTATGGGCAGTGAAAGGAGACCGAAAGGCAAGAAGGTCCAGAAACGACGCTCAAAGGGGGACAG ATGTTACAACTGTGGAGGCCTGGATCACCATGCCAAAGAGTGCAAGTTACCACCCCAGCCCAAAAAGTGCCACTTTTGTCAGAGCATCGAACACATGGTTGCCAGCTGCCCAGTCAAACCACAGCAATCATCACCAGGTTCTCAAGGAAAACCGTCTCCATTAAaaggggaggaagagcagcaccCTCACTTGGTGGTACCTCGCAAATGTGCCAATTAA